The Syntrophus gentianae DNA segment TTTCTTCCCGTCAAACCTGAATGGATGGAGGGACCGCCGGTTATGAATGGACCGTCCGGATTCACGAAAATCTGTGTTCTTGCATCGGGTTGAATTGGTTCATCGCTGAAAGCAGGTTTCAGGACAAATTCCCCGATATCATCGGCAAATTGCTTTGGATTCGGCGCGCCCGATGAAGTCTGGCTGCCGATAACGGTAATGCTGAAAATCCTGAAAGGCAGACGATTGACATATTCGACGCCTACCTGTATTTTGCCGTCCGGTTCCAGATAGGGCAGTACTTTTTGAATCCGCACGGAAGTAAGCTTTCGGGAAAGCTTATGAGCCAACCATACAGGCAACGGCATAAAAGCTGCGGTCTGGTTGCAGGCAAAGCCGAAGAGCGTCACCTGGTTTTTCGCCGTTACCTGGTCAATTTCCTCATCGGTCATCGTTCGTTCATCGCGATAGCCGAATTCTTCCATGGGAAGACTGTTCAGGCTTGTGAGGATACTGCAGGACAGTGGATTAAAAGCTTCGCCTGTATACCCCACCTGTCCTATCATTTGCCTGGCCACCTTGGGAAGATCCACCATAGCATGGGATCGGAAACGCGCTGCGATAAAAAGAATGGCCGTGGATACGGCACATTCGGCAATAACCGTCGAATAGGGATCACGCCGGAGAAACTCGTCTACGACGGCATCGCTGATCAGATCGCAGAGTTTATCGGGATGTCCTTCCGTTACGGATTCCGACGTAAAGATGAAATCTTTTTTCATTGGGCGCTCCCTGTTTTCGTCGTTTCGTTTACAAGAAGAGGAAGAACAGACCCTCCTGCTATGACTGCCGCGTCGATGAGACTTATTGGCGTCAATCCAAGCAACCCCCTCAATCCTGGTATAAAGAAGGTCGCCGCCTGGAGGGTCATGCTCCCCAGCAATGTGAACCGGAGGAAAGAATTGGGCGGCAGTTTCGTCTTGCTGAACAGGCTGTGATGTTCCGAACGGCAGCTCAGAGCATGGAGAAGCTGACCCATAGACAGGGTGCAGAAGGCCAGTGTTCCCGCTTGTGGTCCCATCCCGTATCTCCAGAGTCCATATCCATAAGCACCGAGCGTTCCCGCAGTCAGACTGGCCCCCTCGAAGGCAATCCGCTTCATGTCTGCAGCCTTCATGATCGGATCCTCGGTATTTCGAGGAGGTTTCCTGAGAACATCCGGTTCCGGGGGCTCCAGGGCCAAGGCGAGGCCCGGGAAAATGTCCGTGATAAGATTGATCCATAACAACTGCATGGAATTGATGGGCTGCCCCATCCCGGCCGCGATCGCCACAGACAGGATCATGATTTCGCTGAAGTTTGAAGAAGTCAGATAGTGGATGGCTTTTCGCGTATTGTTGTAAATGGTTCGTCCCTGACTGATTGCCACAATCATGGTTTCCAGATTGTCATCCTCAAGAACGACATCGGCTACCTCGCGGGCCACATCGGTCCCGGTCTTCCCCATGGCGATGCCGACATCTGCCGCTTTGAGGGCCGGTCCGTCATTGATGCCGTCGCCGGTCATGGCCACAACCCGGCCAGCCTTCTGGAGCGCTTGAACGATCTGCAGTTTATGAGCAGGGCTGACACGGGAAAAAACATGAACCTTTTCGCAGAGGGCGGTCATCACTTCCGGGGATATCCCTGAAAACTGTGTTGAATCCAGGATTTCAAGGTGCTCTGTCTTGCTGAGGCTCAGCTCTCTCCCCACGGCGTATGCCGTTGGGCTCTGATCGCCGGTGATCATGACCGTGTCTATGCCGGAGCCTTGGAACTGATCGATGATGTCTTTCATTCCCGGTCGGACCGGATCAGCCATGCCTACAAGTCCGAGCCAGACGAGGTTTTCCCTGAAATCCAGCGTGTGTCCGAAAGAAGAGGCGTTACCCTCCAAAATGCAAAAAGCAACACCGAGAACGCGCAGGGCCTCGCCGGCTAACCGTTCGTTTTCCATTTCCAGATCAAGGC contains these protein-coding regions:
- the metK gene encoding methionine adenosyltransferase; this encodes MKKDFIFTSESVTEGHPDKLCDLISDAVVDEFLRRDPYSTVIAECAVSTAILFIAARFRSHAMVDLPKVARQMIGQVGYTGEAFNPLSCSILTSLNSLPMEEFGYRDERTMTDEEIDQVTAKNQVTLFGFACNQTAAFMPLPVWLAHKLSRKLTSVRIQKVLPYLEPDGKIQVGVEYVNRLPFRIFSITVIGSQTSSGAPNPKQFADDIGEFVLKPAFSDEPIQPDARTQIFVNPDGPFITGGPSIHSGLTGRKNGVDTYGEYARQSGAALSGKDPSRIDRVGAYAARYAAKNVIAAGLAEECEVQLSYSIGFSRPVSIHVETFRTGIIPDSQITERVKAYFDFRPAAIIRDFNLRWMPSIVKGGFYRKLAAYGHVGRMDIGLPWELTDRAYLLKDS